Proteins encoded in a region of the Altererythrobacter ishigakiensis genome:
- a CDS encoding parallel beta-helix domain-containing protein produces the protein MKKILIMMALSAALAACSAQESADEMPLGDPGYEEELMAQLLDAQPGDVITIPEGKFPITRSLSLTVDGVTIRGAGMDKSILSFKGQVAGAEGLLVTASDFTIEGLAIEDTIGDALKISEGNNIVIRGVRTEWTDGYKTENGAYGIYPVQTTNVLMEDNVAIGASDAGIYVGQSANVIVRRNRAEYNVAGIEIENTVDADVYENVATNNTGGILVFNMPNLPQVGERTRVFNNTVVDNNTENFGHEGTPVASVPAGSGIVITSNDKVEVFDNEIRNNQTANIIISSVYSTNYAGMSAQPNYDAYPEGIFIYGNTLEGGGDSPDGLDLKTLKTLMFGINGSFPDVLWDGYVNPDKLVDGKLPEDQRICIDNGDAGIINVDGPNDFANPNTEDADHKCTLPKLPAVELESADA, from the coding sequence ATGAAAAAGATACTGATAATGATGGCTCTATCGGCTGCGCTTGCTGCTTGTTCCGCGCAGGAATCGGCCGATGAAATGCCGCTCGGCGATCCGGGCTATGAAGAAGAGCTCATGGCGCAATTGCTCGATGCGCAACCGGGCGACGTCATCACCATTCCTGAAGGCAAGTTTCCAATCACGCGCAGCCTTAGCCTGACAGTTGATGGCGTGACCATCCGCGGGGCAGGGATGGACAAGTCTATCCTGTCGTTCAAGGGGCAGGTAGCGGGCGCCGAGGGGCTGCTGGTGACGGCATCCGATTTCACAATCGAAGGCCTGGCGATCGAAGACACGATAGGTGACGCGCTGAAGATCAGCGAAGGCAACAATATCGTGATCCGCGGTGTGCGCACCGAATGGACCGATGGCTATAAGACTGAAAACGGCGCTTATGGAATCTATCCGGTGCAAACGACCAACGTGCTGATGGAGGACAATGTTGCCATCGGCGCGTCCGATGCTGGGATCTATGTCGGCCAGTCCGCTAATGTCATCGTGCGGCGCAATCGTGCCGAGTATAATGTGGCTGGTATCGAGATCGAGAACACGGTCGATGCTGACGTTTACGAGAACGTGGCTACCAACAACACTGGTGGTATCCTGGTGTTCAATATGCCTAATTTGCCACAAGTGGGTGAGCGCACGCGCGTGTTCAACAACACGGTGGTAGACAACAATACTGAGAATTTCGGCCACGAAGGCACGCCTGTGGCGAGTGTGCCAGCTGGCTCTGGCATCGTGATCACTTCTAATGACAAGGTTGAAGTCTTCGATAACGAAATCAGAAACAACCAGACAGCCAACATCATCATTTCAAGCGTCTATTCAACCAATTACGCGGGAATGAGCGCGCAGCCGAATTACGACGCCTACCCGGAAGGCATCTTCATCTACGGCAATACGCTGGAAGGGGGCGGAGATTCGCCCGACGGTTTAGACTTGAAGACTCTCAAGACGCTGATGTTCGGGATTAACGGCAGCTTCCCTGACGTGCTGTGGGACGGATACGTCAATCCTGACAAGCTGGTTGATGGCAAGCTGCCGGAAGATCAGCGGATCTGCATCGACAATGGCGATGCGGGGATCATCAATGTCGATGGTCCCAATGACTTCGCCAATCCGAATACCGAGGATGCGGACCACAAATGCACTCTACCCAAGCTGCCTGCGGTCGAGCTGGAGAGCGCCGACGCATGA
- a CDS encoding SO2930 family diheme c-type cytochrome — translation MIQSMRVVLFAAAAGGALALSACGEITQSAPEVATSTVPVFHAEGRPEKLSEWNLLRVANGGLALNDRVTPYDLNSALFTDYAHKLRTVWLPVGEAAKYDGEETFDFPVGTVISKTFYYPRNGDAVLLAEDTTAERLNAGFALSDVRLIETRLLIHREEGWVALPYVWNAEQTDAVLKRTGDAQQLTLLNDDGASQDFTYIVPNANQCAGCHATNATTREVMPIGPKARHLNREFAYADGEANQLEQWNKLGLLTGAPEASEAPRNAVWNDASLSVETRARAYLDINCAHCHNRVGPADTSGLLLEHNAPVGPSLGLCKPPIAAGKGTGGRVFGIVPGKADQSIFTYRMESTDPSIMMPELGRALSHEEGTRLIADWIAAMDGSCA, via the coding sequence ATGATTCAGTCCATGCGCGTTGTATTGTTCGCGGCTGCGGCTGGCGGAGCGTTGGCGCTGTCTGCATGCGGAGAGATCACGCAGAGTGCGCCGGAAGTGGCGACATCGACAGTGCCGGTTTTCCACGCCGAGGGGCGACCTGAGAAGTTGAGCGAGTGGAACTTGCTGCGGGTTGCGAATGGCGGTCTCGCACTAAACGACCGCGTAACACCCTATGATCTCAATTCCGCGCTGTTTACCGATTACGCGCATAAGCTGCGCACCGTCTGGCTACCCGTTGGCGAAGCGGCGAAGTACGATGGCGAAGAGACGTTTGACTTCCCTGTCGGGACCGTCATCTCGAAAACATTCTACTATCCGCGAAATGGTGATGCCGTGCTGTTGGCTGAAGACACAACGGCAGAGCGCTTGAACGCCGGTTTTGCGCTTAGCGATGTTCGGCTGATTGAGACGCGGCTGCTGATCCACCGTGAAGAGGGTTGGGTGGCTTTGCCCTATGTCTGGAATGCGGAGCAAACCGACGCCGTCCTGAAACGCACAGGCGACGCTCAGCAGTTAACGTTGCTAAACGACGACGGCGCGTCGCAGGATTTCACCTACATCGTGCCCAATGCAAACCAATGCGCCGGGTGTCACGCGACCAATGCGACGACGCGCGAAGTCATGCCGATTGGTCCGAAGGCGCGGCACCTAAATCGCGAGTTTGCTTATGCTGATGGTGAGGCCAACCAGCTGGAGCAGTGGAACAAGCTGGGCCTGCTAACCGGTGCGCCTGAGGCTAGCGAAGCCCCGCGCAATGCGGTGTGGAACGATGCTAGCTTGAGCGTCGAAACCCGCGCGCGGGCCTATCTCGATATCAACTGCGCGCATTGCCACAACCGTGTAGGCCCTGCCGATACGTCCGGCTTGCTGTTGGAACACAATGCGCCTGTCGGGCCATCGCTGGGGCTGTGCAAGCCGCCTATCGCGGCAGGCAAAGGCACTGGCGGACGAGTGTTCGGCATTGTGCCGGGCAAGGCCGATCAATCGATTTTCACCTACCGGATGGAGTCAACCGATCCTTCGATCATGATGCCGGAACTGGGCCGCGCACTCTCGCACGAAGAAGGCACGCGGCTGATCGCGGACTGGATCGCAGCGATGGATGGTAGCTGCGCTTAA